A window of bacterium genomic DNA:
CAACCGCAAAAAACTCGCGGAAGAATTAATCCTGCTAAAAGGAATACAGCCCCAATTATTAAACCGGTGGTAAACAGGTTTAATGGAACAGAATGCCTTACAGCGAGAATGGGAGATTGAACCAAAGCGAATGGACATACATCATGTGCACCTGCGCTACCGTATAGGAACTGCACTAAAGTTATAAACAATACGAAGAAAAACGCTTGAAAGGCAAATCTTATTTTTTGGATTTTCTTCAAGCTATTATTTTTTTCTCTCTGTGTGTTTATCTTCTTTTATTCCGAGATTTTTTTTCAAATCTGCCTGAAAAGCCTCCTCCTCGAAACTGGGTGCGCCGATTATTCGGGTGATTTCTCGGCCGTCATTGCTGAGTATCCTTGTTGGAATTGCATCAATATTCATCAAAGCAAAAAACGAACTATCGGCTTTGATTATTGGTAAGTCCAGGTTTAAGGTTTTAGTAAGGCTATCATACTTGTCGAAATCCTCATAAGTGAAAACAAATACCTGTAATTGTCTCGATGTATATTTGTTCTTGATATTCTGGAGTCTTTCTAATTCACCGGCGCAGGGAAGACACCAGCTAACCATGAAACCAGAAACAGAAACACCTTTTTCGAGGTCCTTTTGAGTATATGTGTTTCCATCAGAGGCCGAAAATCTAAATTCGGGGAATATCCTTTCGGAGTTTATTTCGTTGTTGCCGTGAGATTTATTTCCACAGGCGCAAAATAGCGTGATAAAAATTGCCCCAAAAAAGTAAAGGTATTTACGCATATTACATTTTGTCAGTAGCATCTTGGTTACTCGTTTTTTTTATAAGGTTTGGTATTATCTTTCCAGCTGAAATATCAGCGAGGGCATTTTTTATAGAGCTTTCTCGCGATTTTGGAATATCGAATCTGAGTTTAACGCTAACCGCGAAATTTGCTTCGATGAGTTTTCCATCGTTTCGAGCCAAAATTGCCTTGAAATCCGAAAAAATATTATAAGGTAATTCGACTGCAAATTCCAGCCTTTCGTGAATTTCAATTATTTTGATCTCTCGCAAAGCGGCGGCAGTTGCCTGTGAATATGCTCTGATTAAACCTCCAATACCAAGCTTTATTCCACCGTAATACCTTGTTACAACACAGATTACATTTGTTAGTTCATTTCCGGTTAGGACTCGGAGTATTGGTAAACCCGCGCTTCCCGAAGGTTCGCCATCGTCGGAGGATAATTCCTCGACAGGCGAGAAGCCAATGCGAAATGCCCAACAGTTATGTGTAGCGCTCGCGTGTTTCGATTTAATTTTCGCTAGTTGAGTTTTAAAGTCTTCTCGCGAATTTGACCTCGAAACGG
This region includes:
- a CDS encoding redoxin domain-containing protein; the encoded protein is MRKYLYFFGAIFITLFCACGNKSHGNNEINSERIFPEFRFSASDGNTYTQKDLEKGVSVSGFMVSWCLPCAGELERLQNIKNKYTSRQLQVFVFTYEDFDKYDSLTKTLNLDLPIIKADSSFFALMNIDAIPTRILSNDGREITRIIGAPSFEEEAFQADLKKNLGIKEDKHTERKK
- a CDS encoding YigZ family protein, coding for MEDFLYKTAANTAIAAIEEKRSRFIATVSRSNSREDFKTQLAKIKSKHASATHNCWAFRIGFSPVEELSSDDGEPSGSAGLPILRVLTGNELTNVICVVTRYYGGIKLGIGGLIRAYSQATAAALREIKIIEIHERLEFAVELPYNIFSDFKAILARNDGKLIEANFAVSVKLRFDIPKSRESSIKNALADISAGKIIPNLIKKTSNQDATDKM